A region from the Aegilops tauschii subsp. strangulata cultivar AL8/78 chromosome 5, Aet v6.0, whole genome shotgun sequence genome encodes:
- the LOC109758723 gene encoding uncharacterized protein: MNKTHPHRHGTHEDNDILSGKQKHHLENEGCNKLSYQAPSSPAHPVFDPIFYGEMRKSRENMDGNLTRVHKQSTQDKSVVHVSSKQKRSPSMEVGTKVILKSSVYPNKRHVAHASILGCN; encoded by the exons ATG AATAAAACTCACCCACATCGACATGGCACGCACGAAGATAATGACATTCTGTCAGGCAAACAG AAGCATCATCTTGAAAATGAGGGCTGCAATAAACTCTCATATCaagcaccatcatcaccagcccATCCTGTTTTCGATCCTATTTTTTATGGAGAG ATGAGAAAGAGCAGGGAGAATATGGATGGAAATTTGACTAGAGTACACAAACAAAGCACTCAAGACAAGTCTGTAGTCCATGTGTCCTCTAAGCAGAAACGTAGTCCTTCCATGGAG GTTGGCACAAAAGTGATTCTGAAGTCCTCAGTATATCCAAACAAAAGGCATGTGGCACATGCTAGCATTTTGGGTTGCAATTAA